From Micropterus dolomieu isolate WLL.071019.BEF.003 ecotype Adirondacks linkage group LG06, ASM2129224v1, whole genome shotgun sequence:
tcAGTGACAGACAAGTTCTCACAACAGATAAAGCTGCATACAAAGCTAAAAAAAAGTGAGCTTGTGACAAGTTctaaaactaatttatttatattaaaccTGGTGTGAtttgtgtccttgagcaaatCCCACTAgaaaatttcattttaaagtcTAAATGTTGTTCAAATTGTTGCATAGATAGACGTGTGATTggctcttctgtgtgtgttcctCCAGGATAAGGGCGCAAGGTTTGGACTTAGGACAAAAGAAACAGCAAGACCTTTATCTGGCCTCTCtaacaaaacagcagctgataatGATATCTGTGGCTGTTGGACTTGTCCTCCTGCTGATTGTCATAACTGTCACAGCTGTGTTGCTCACCACAAAGTCAGGTACATTCTGCCCTTTGAGTTTTTCAGCTTTATGGGATTTCAACTAATTCTcagtaaatacatttaacagtgatgcaaaataaatcattgtAAACAGACCACACTGTTTTATATGCCTAAAGTATtgagcataaaataaaaacatgatagttgtgatttatttataaGCTACTTTCATGGCTTAAAATGATTGtgtaaatatgaataaaataaaataaataaataaaacggtaagcatgtgttaaaaaattaaaaagatattaaaataaaataattaaataaaacagtaagcatgtgtgtgttaaaaaaaatacaaatatattaaaataaaataattaaataatacagtaaacttgtgtgtgttaaaaaaataaaaatatattaaaaataaaataaataaataaaacagtcagcgtgtgtgtgttaaaaaaataaaaatatattaaaaataaaataaataaataaaacagtaagcagtaaacttgtgtgtgttttaaaaaaaataaaaatatattaaaataaaataattaaataaaacagtaagcgtgtgttaaaaaaataaaaatatattaaaattaaaataattaaataaaacagcaagcgtgtgtgttaaaaaaataaaaatatattaaaaataaaataattaaataaaacagtaagcgggtgtgtgtgtgtgtgtgtgtgtgtaaaaaaaaacatatatatattaaaaataaaataaaacaaaataataataatttgaaaatttgtacaattatttattattattatatatcagtctgaggttccactgcttgtcctcacttcatggcatgaggaggcATATTTTGCAGCATTTTACTGCACTTCTGCTTTGTTAAGATGAAACAAAGTGAAGGTGGGAGCTGCTAGGatagaaaaaaaatgacatgttcTCTGGAGAGAAAATCAGTCACTCAATATCCTCCCCTACGCttccaaaaaagaaataaaaacataacatactCTAAACAGAAcgtcctgtgtttgttttgctacCCAATCAGATTCCTCAGCTCCTCTTCCCTTGTTTCCCACTGGTGGAGACATGCTGGACTTCCTGGTTCAGTCGGGTCACATCAGCAAACCTGACGGTCTGTTGGCTACCTGGTTTCACAGAGCCAACAGCAAGAAGGAAATGAACAAAGCCCTCGCAAGTAAActcacattgacacacacagatTCTTCTTTGGTGGTGGAGCTCTGCCGACTAACGTGGTGACAGTGGATTTATTTATACACACTCTCCTGTAACTATGAGGTTCAGATACTGGACATCACGCTCTGTCAACTACATGTTCCCTCTTCTCTCGTCCCCTCAGGTGATGTTATGATCCTGGAGTCTGATGTCACTGTGGAGGGTCATGGGACACCCAATGAGAAGCCAGTCCCTATCATGGCCCACCCCCCTGACATCTATAGTGACAACACTCTGGACCAATGGCTGGATGCTGTACTGGCCTCTAGAAAAGGTAGAGTAGATACAAAATGGAACAGatgtctctttctgtgtctttatcactttgtgttgaaaagtgttggggacataagggctcagattaggcgTGAGATGATACACTTAGCTCCCGAGACGTGATGACGCACAGTATTGGGTTTACGAGAACAAAACAAGAAGAGAGCACTAATTTAAAGACTTAAtctcctgcattctggagataTTTTCTGCAGCAATTTATGgcggaaatgtctttatttatataaaggagaaacaaaattcaggttgCAGatgaaaattcaaaatataaaaatataaccgAATATAATACAATACACAGTAActagtttgtttttatcttaagttacttttattggacaatgcacatttctttcttctatatttaaaatgcattgcaggttttcttagtgtgcaaataaacctttctcaaagcattttcatttgttagtttcCATTTCTTGTTACTAGCTATTTTTCAGAGCAAATGTTTGACCAATTATGCTTTCAGAAAGTGATGGGGAGATGTAATAGTATTTAATAGTATGAACTTGTGGTCGGATATGTCAATCCATTTATTGTCAGAGCAAGTAGACTTGAAGCAGTACACAGCAACACACCATGCCAATACACAGAACGCTTACAACACTTTATCTGTACTTTTGTCTGTGTCCGTTCTTAAGAAGCAAACCACAGGGTTTTAATGCTCTTTGTCTCCCTGCAGGCATGAAGTTGGATTTTAAGTCTTTGGCATCAGTGGGTTTGTCATTGGACCTGCTGAGTGGAAAGAACAGTAGCAGAGGGATAAACAGGCCTGTGTGGCTTAATGCCGACGTCCTCCGAGGACCCAACGTACCAAACTTCCTGCCTCCAGTCAATGGAACCAGGTGAAGAAGCCtgatttttatgtattttgtccATTTCCCTGCTGTTCACAAGCCAAATTAGTGCCCGATCATAATACatttctcttctgtcttcacGTCCTTCCACCTTTTCCAGATTTCTGCAGCTGATTCAGGAGAAGTTTCCAGACGTCACTTTGTCTCCTGGATGGAAGGTAAGTTCACGTCCTGATCAGGAATCACTGTAGAGTATGTGTATATGACCCTATGGACGTTCCAGTCAGTTGGTCAGATAATCAGTTAGTCTGTGAGTCAAAGATATGTATAGGTAGGATTTTAGTAATACtacttattatattattattatattaacagCCACACTAGAGgctttgtgaggctgtacttaggcacagggGCGCTTTGAGCAAAATGccaacatcagcatgctaaagTGCTGAGCTTCATGCTAATATTTACTAATTAGCAGTAAAcccaaagtacagctgaggctgatgggacaTTGGATTTGCAGGTATTAGTTCATAAACCAAAcagaaattttgacctgatgttGTCTTTTGTTGCAGCTAGCTCAGCTGTAGACTTTCAGTCCTGTTGTAGTCCAAATGATTTTGATTCCCCGCTGACGTTGCATTGTTTCTGACAGGTAGCCTATGCTCCTCCACTTTTCATTAAAACCTATACCAGGTCCATGGTGGAAGACATGTATGATATGATCAAAGATGTCCCGCAAAAGGTAAgctttaacagacacaaaaaacaagtatcAAGCAGAGTGAAAATGGATAAATAATATCGTTAACTGCTaacttccatccatcgtcaCCCGCTTATCCTGCGAACAGGGTCGCTGGAGCCCGAGCgaacaccctggacaggtcgccacaCATTGACAGACAACCAGGCACACGCACAACacgtcaccaattaacctagtctgcaCCTCTTTGGACGGTGCACCCGGATAAAGCCCACCCAGACACAGtgagaacatgcaaacacagaaaggcctggaccgaccaaggttcaaacccacgaccttcttgctgtgaggcgacagtgctaaccactgttcTACTGCGCAGCCTACTTatctaaacaaaacaaagaacaaaagaaaatacaggcCGCTTACTTACGTCCTATAAACAGGAGAAAtaggttttaaaacagaaaaagcttTTCCTCCCTAAAGTTTTCCAGGGCTGCACTTTAGTTATCGACTTACATTCTACTACAAatctaagaagaagaagaagaagatacttctttgatactttattgtcacatacacacacatgttgtgCGGCGCCCAGGAACCAACCAAATCGTAGTTCCACACTGGCAAGACTCAGCAGTCACTAAACAGCTCAGCAAGGCACGACAGAATCTGTTTGGGAGGCAGCAAAAAGGAGGAGACCTCACAGCATCAGCATgctaggaaggttcctaactgagtgaaatgACCCCGAAGTGTTTAAGTGGCAGCCACGATAAGAGCTGGTCacccacttatcctgcgtacagggtcgctgggggctggagccaatctcagctgacatgggcgaaaggcggggtacacactggacaggtcgccagcccatcgcagggccacacatagacaaacaaccaggcACACGCACACCTAAGgtcaatttagggtcaccaatcaacctagtccgcacctctttggacggtgggaggaagccggagcacccggagagaacccacgcagacacggggagaacatgtaaactccacacagaaaggaacAACCAAGGttcgaacccacgaccttcgTGGTGTGAGGCGAAGTAGCGAAGTCTTTAAGTGGCAGCCAATATAAGAGCTGgttgaattctctaaaagctgagGAAAGGAGCCTCAATGCTATTATCATCATAACAAAATACTATACACATAAATCTTGTTTTGCTGAACCCCCACATTGTGGAATGTACtaaaaaatctattttctcAACATCCTTTCTTTTTTGCAAAGCATTGGGTTTGTCACTGTAGGCTAATTATTTTCCGTGGTTTAgaagtaatgtgtttttttttaagcctAGAGTAAGTGCAGTAGGATTCTCTGAGCACAGCCGTTGTCTTTATGAATAgaccttcacatctttccttgaccttgTGACATTTTCATCAAGGTCAAGGAAAAGTGTGCGACAATAGTAGATGTATCAGCTGAAAGTCTCTGACAATGAAAATGGgcagtaaaacattaaaaatcatTTGTCTCTTTAGGTGACGTTCCCAGTCCACGCCCTGTTGGTCCGCAGTGGCTGGCAGCACATCAGCTGGCTCCTCAGCCAGTCACCACGGTAACACTCGCATGTGTATTATGACAATGACTGAAAATCACTCATCATTTAATAATAAGAATATCCCACTCCTCAGACTTTTAATGCAGACATTTAAGTGATAATCCAGAGCATATTCACTCACAATATCATCCGTGTGCTTGTGATTTTACTCATATTGTTGTGTTCTGTTCCGCTGATCTGTGTCACTGTTGGGATTTGGTTTCCAGGTTCAGTCTGACACTGTGGCAGGGTTCGATTCACCCGAACATCAGTGACCTGCTGTTCATACGGGACAACACTCAACCCACCAGAGTCTACTACGATATCTATGAACCAACGCTGTCTGCCTTTAAACAGGCTGCAAGTAAGGAAGGAGCTTTTTCTCTGAACAGTAACAGTGTCGAGTCAGTGATtctaaaaccaaaaatattttgaatacaatcattttaaaaatgcacatatgttttAATCCAGAAAAAGTTGACAAATGGGTGAAAAATGTAGAAAGAATCTATGATTTAGCATTTGTATCACTGAATAAACAAATACTAAAACTACATATGAGCCTAAACTAAAGCAAAGCTAAAACGGCTAAAACCTGAAAATAAAGGCAGCACTGAAGGACTCCTCTGTATTGGACAGTAACTTTGTGAACAATTAATTGCGAAGATTGTGGAAACGTCTCATAATTCATaggtaaaagacaaaatattttgttagCATTGAACAGCGACGGCTCCCCGTGACGCCTTGACAGCGTGTCACTGGCTACAGGATATGTTCTTATAAATCTTATTAAATGTAACTATACTACTATAGTtaactactaatactactataTGTTGAAATTACTGTACTTATCTCACTACTTAACTTATAGCACTGAAATATTTTACCATCAAAACCATCTATTTAAATTTGTGGGGATAAATTCCCTTCTTTCAAATTTCCAGGTCGTCATTTTACGTtttgaaaaactttttttggGGGTGTTGCACTAATTCAGATAAGTTCATTGAGttctgatttttcttttttgatcaCATGACTGGCAGAATGTAACCAGATAGGACAGTTTTATGCATTGATTCTCCTTGGTATGCGATCCAGAATTTTTGTTGTTTCAATTTCACCTATCCAATGTGAGCAGCAATGTCTGTATTtgagtttaaacatttttaaaatagacTTTACTACATTCCATTGCTCATAAATCTTGCATCAGACATGCAGCAAAGTGCGGCAGGTCAGATTTGAACACGGGCTGCTGCAACAAGGACTCAGCCTTCGTGCATTCGCCCCATTCTAGTTACCTACTGATGTATTGATTGTGTTTACAGTGCAGCGGGGCCGTCTGAGGCGGTTCTATCCTGGAGGAGACCTGATGGACTTCCTCTATCCAGTTCACAGCTCAGACACCAACTTCCTGTCCGCATCCACACAACCCAACAGCCTGGGCGTCCATTGGTTTACAGTCACTGATCAGACCTCCCTGTTAGCTCAGCTTTCAGGTATGtagacacaaaaacagcttctttacACAGTTTCTTTAGACATACAgacattaacttttattatttttcacttGATGAATAATTGATGAACTGATAGTAGGCTGTTTGGCTTCACTGAAATGTGTCATCAAACCATTCTCTCCATGTTCAGTAACTCTATTCTTTAAACCCCTAACTCTGGAGCCATCCGGTGGTAGTGTCAAACACTACTACACAAAACTGTGTGGCATCACAATACCATCATTTTGAAATATGACATAATCTCAAATAACAGAATTTCACACATTGATAAGCTGGTAAGCACAAATAAATTCCCTCCCATGAGTTATTGTGTGATTGCATTTCTTAATGCTATCATAGCATGCAACATCTTTTTGTGTTGACGTAGCATGGTGGCTCAGCGGTTAGCACAGCAAGAAGGGTTCGATTGATTGTAGGTAATTTTTACACtgcataaaaatgttaaatgcatATACTCTTATAAATTTCTTGCACCCCCCACGACTCCCTCAAGTGCCCTTTTTTGTTGTTAGATGGTCGCTGAGTGATTTTAGCAGATCCGTTTTTTATCTGGATTATTGGGGTTATCAGTGTAAATATTGAAGTGTCCTGAGACAACAGTCAAAATTTATAGAAATTTTGGATTGTAGTTCAGAAAATTCCTCTAAGAATACGTGTTTAAGTTACAGTGTAACTGATATTGTAGGGGAGACAGATTTATGGACAAAAGCAGAATATTCAAAGGATGACAAATTGCCAAAAGACATATTATTAAAGCTTAAATTAGGATGCAGACCATGCatgtcattgcactgtgtaTGACTATATATGTGacaaaaaagttgatttatttatttagttgtaCCTTCATTTCTTCATTGTGTTCAGTCAGGACATCCCGATAACATCTGTGGGTTTTTTGAACCACGCTTCATCACTGCAGCAATAATGAACCATTCGCCCTGTTCACCTTCACTGCCTTCTAACATCTGTGTGTCCAGATGGTGCTGGCGGCATGTTGGTGGTTCGGGTGGCTTCTGACAGCAACCGGCCTGAAGTCCCTCTGGTGGAAGGTTCTGCAAATCGCTCAGAGGCCCTCACACTGCAGGTATGTTAACAAAAAtcagtttgttctgtttttatttttcatttcttaaaataattattagactGAGACATTTCAGTTGGGCCATACAATAATTGGCTGATAGTTCCCTCCTTCACTCAGATAACAGTATAAACTTTTACTCCAGCTGATAGTAAGAGCATTTTCAATACGGATCTTAAACTATATACCTTAATCTGTTTCTGAATCCATCTGAGGCAAGAAATTAGCCAAGATGCTGGTGAAACGGGGCTCTATTTTAAATCTACAACtccaactttatttaaatatttgcttttagTGGAGAGGAGATTTAAGAGGTCAGCAAGTGACATCAGTACAACATTCTCTGTAGTACGTGGATTTGTTTATATGTCAAGTAGAGTTCAGTGGACTCACACAGGAGGTTTTCCAGATTTGAATCTGATAGCAAAAACCGAGCTGGTGTCTGCCTTTGCTTTATATCATCTTTGTAGATTTGTGCAGCTCTTGTATTTCTCTGTTCTGTGAAGAGTCTTGACTTACCACCAAAAATGCACGGTAGACCATAAATGTGCGTGTGGATAAAAACGGCCTTATGTGTAATATGTCTTTGAAGGATGTCCTGCAGCTGCTTGGGAAAAGGGCGGATGTACCCTGGGGTGTTCACCTTCGGATCCACACTCAACAGCTTCTGGAAGCTTCTCTTGAACTGCTGCACTCAGCCTACAGCAGAGAGAAGCTCTACAGGCCTGTCTGGATCAGCATGGAGGGTTTACAGAGCACTGACAAAACAAAGGTATGCAGTTTCCTTCCTGACTTCTCTGCATCCACCAGCAGATAAAAAGTGTTAAAGCTGTATTAGTATGTGAAGAACTGTAGGTCAGGCTGAATTATAAGCctccagtcagacaggagaaaGAACAAACAACTGTGGTATCTGCGGTTAAATGACCATGCCAGTGGTTTTGCACGTTTCAGCACATTTACCACACCACATATTTTACAACAATTCTgcaaactgtgtttttttgttttgtcaaaaaaagTTAATTCCATTTGGAATACCACAAGGTTCTGTCCTAGGCCCAGTACTGTTCAGTAGATATATGTTAACCCTTGGGGTCATCCTCTGTAAGCAAAGAATTGATTTATactgttatgcagatgacaccctGCTTTTTATAGCTGTTGATCCTGATGTCCTGATGTGTCCTTTACTCCCCTGAGAACTGCTTATCTGACATCAATATGGACAACCCAAAATTTCCTCAATCTACAAGACTAAACAAAAGTCTTGGACAATGGACTaacagagactgaacagaagCAAAGGCATTTTGTaatgacacagacacacacagtcaggcAGAGTAATTAACTCCAGGTGATACACATTGGATAATCAGGCAGAGAGGAAGCAAAACTTAACACAGACAACAGGAGCAGAAacctacaaactaaaacaggagaCACTCAGACACAGGGACCATCAGATAGACAACAGGCAAATTTAAAATAACCAGGAACAGGACAAGCACACTGAACGAAAACTTCAGAAACACAGACCAAACAGATGTCAAAATAAGACAAGGAAACAGAGATCAggaaacacagaacacagagcagaacagGTCAAACCATGACAGGTTCTTGTTGTTGTCTATAATTGTATTGACTTGACTAGTTGGGTAATATGATGCAAAGATATGTCCCTGGTGGTTCCCTCTGATCCACAGACTCtatgctgtatgtgtgtatatatttgtacgtatatatatatatatatatatatgtgtatgtatgtatgtatgtatgtatgtatgtatgtgtgtgtgtgtataaataaaaatgtaggaTGTTCCATCATATCAGAT
This genomic window contains:
- the fam151a gene encoding protein FAM151A — encoded protein: MTHSLDAEESGLFLKVCSIETTRQINITSKAFTETTYFNRKDSRKTRQKRMGEREDNQRGERISTEENRIRAQGLDLGQKKQQDLYLASLTKQQLIMISVAVGLVLLLIVITVTAVLLTTKSDSSAPLPLFPTGGDMLDFLVQSGHISKPDGLLATWFHRANSKKEMNKALASDVMILESDVTVEGHGTPNEKPVPIMAHPPDIYSDNTLDQWLDAVLASRKGMKLDFKSLASVGLSLDLLSGKNSSRGINRPVWLNADVLRGPNVPNFLPPVNGTRFLQLIQEKFPDVTLSPGWKVAYAPPLFIKTYTRSMVEDMYDMIKDVPQKVTFPVHALLVRSGWQHISWLLSQSPRFSLTLWQGSIHPNISDLLFIRDNTQPTRVYYDIYEPTLSAFKQAAMQRGRLRRFYPGGDLMDFLYPVHSSDTNFLSASTQPNSLGVHWFTVTDQTSLLAQLSDGAGGMLVVRVASDSNRPEVPLVEGSANRSEALTLQDVLQLLGKRADVPWGVHLRIHTQQLLEASLELLHSAYSREKLYRPVWISMEGLQSTDKTKEFVSTVERLFPYVTLVLKEQNWPPLIPATVTGLSQRAVLHLNTALLPEGQDALNSLMGMMDRYDLLVEEDTESSAGAFTAFKGLMAQRTGRATTNLYAISD